The Chryseobacterium aureum genome contains a region encoding:
- a CDS encoding helix-turn-helix domain-containing protein, translated as MKKTDHIPLKFESLFEASQFFGLPKPKHPLISLMNGAHNLVLTDKLSQRHVLSFYKISYKPKLDGRIEYGQGYYDFNEGGLLFAAPGQVIGGNGNSDTVCSQYSLLIHPDFFLGYPIVRKIRQYGFFSYSTKETLHLSEEEKNTVLSIFNFIESELNSRIDDFSHDVMISQIELLLNYANRFYKRQFITRKATGSSLLQKFEDLLDAYFKDEMSLNKGIPTVSYFAENLHLSPSYLSDMLRSLTGQSTQQHIHDKLISEAKEMLSTTNLSVSEVAYALGFEHSQSFSSLFKTKTKLSPLEFRKSFN; from the coding sequence ATGAAAAAGACAGACCACATTCCATTAAAATTTGAATCCTTATTTGAAGCGAGTCAGTTTTTTGGACTGCCGAAGCCCAAGCATCCTCTCATTAGCTTAATGAACGGGGCACACAACCTTGTTCTGACAGATAAACTGTCTCAAAGGCATGTTTTGAGCTTCTACAAAATTTCCTATAAACCTAAATTAGACGGCAGAATAGAATACGGACAGGGGTACTATGATTTTAATGAAGGCGGGTTACTGTTTGCAGCACCCGGCCAGGTGATAGGAGGGAACGGAAACAGTGATACCGTCTGCTCACAATATTCTTTGCTCATTCATCCTGATTTCTTCTTAGGATATCCTATTGTGAGAAAGATCAGGCAGTATGGTTTTTTCTCCTATTCTACAAAAGAAACCCTGCATCTTTCTGAAGAAGAAAAAAACACGGTCCTTTCTATTTTTAATTTTATTGAATCTGAGCTCAACAGCCGTATTGACGATTTCAGCCATGATGTGATGATCTCCCAGATAGAACTGCTTCTTAACTATGCCAACCGTTTCTATAAACGCCAGTTTATCACCCGTAAAGCAACGGGCAGCAGTCTTTTACAAAAGTTTGAAGACCTGCTGGATGCTTATTTTAAAGATGAAATGTCTCTTAATAAAGGAATACCCACTGTGAGTTATTTTGCAGAAAATCTTCATCTTTCCCCAAGCTACCTGAGTGATATGCTGCGGTCTTTAACAGGGCAGAGTACCCAGCAGCATATTCATGATAAGCTGATCAGTGAGGCCAAAGAAATGCTTTCCACTACAAATTTATCTGTGAGTGAAGTGGCCTATGCACTGGGATTTGAGCATTCCCAATCCTTCAGCAGCCTATTTAAAACAAAAACCAAACTTTCCCCTTTAGAATTCAGGAAGTCTTTTAATTAA
- a CDS encoding S1 family peptidase, with protein sequence MRNIPENNLAYPVFINIDNTFTGSGFILNNEKSQYLVTAKHVIYNSKSAILLGKKAIITCQIDNINSDNSYIFELDLNFLVSDKRIKVHPSLDVAIIEIFNFIEKKESGNIIEPYPGVKTIKTSQEGKIVTVNINNISMFENVLISNDIYLYGYPSSIGLQGRPQFNYNKPLLRKGIVAGLNKPTKSIILDCPVYFGNSGGPVVQVELNQNMSYTHKIIGVVSEFIPFQEQWVNTRNNLVNTHISNSGYSIAISMDPVLEMLNQK encoded by the coding sequence ATGAGGAATATCCCTGAAAATAATCTTGCTTATCCAGTATTTATCAATATCGATAATACATTTACCGGCTCCGGATTCATTCTTAATAATGAGAAAAGTCAATATCTAGTAACTGCAAAACACGTTATTTATAATTCCAAGTCTGCAATTCTTCTTGGTAAAAAGGCTATAATAACATGCCAAATTGATAATATTAACTCCGATAATTCATATATATTTGAATTAGATCTAAACTTTTTAGTAAGTGATAAAAGAATTAAAGTACATCCAAGTCTGGATGTTGCTATAATAGAAATTTTTAATTTTATAGAAAAAAAAGAATCTGGAAATATTATAGAACCATACCCAGGTGTTAAAACAATAAAAACATCACAAGAGGGTAAAATAGTGACTGTCAATATTAATAATATATCAATGTTTGAAAATGTTCTTATTTCAAATGATATATATCTATATGGCTATCCAAGTTCAATTGGTTTACAAGGAAGGCCTCAATTTAACTATAATAAGCCCTTACTAAGAAAAGGTATTGTAGCAGGTCTTAATAAACCAACAAAGTCTATAATACTTGATTGCCCTGTTTATTTTGGTAATAGCGGCGGCCCTGTTGTTCAGGTTGAATTAAATCAAAATATGTCCTATACGCATAAAATAATTGGAGTCGTAAGTGAATTCATCCCTTTTCAGGAACAATGGGTTAATACAAGAAATAATTTAGTTAACACACATATAAGTAACTCTGGATACTCAATCGCCATCAGTATGGATCCTGTACTAGAAATGCTTAATCAAAAATAA
- a CDS encoding SDR family NAD(P)-dependent oxidoreductase, which yields MIQQNRIWFITGASRGFGRIWTEAALERGDKVVATARKLESIADFKERYGDHVLTLELDVTDANQVKEVVNKAHQHFGKLDIVLNNAGYSLVGTIEEASADEIRALYETNILGPVSVIQAALPILREQGYGHILGTSSNLGHFTLPVIGYYSSSKWAFEAIHESLAEEIKQFGIKVTIIEPGAYATEFGSQDSLKFSQNLDVYQDFKSEFMKTIQSYERGNPHATPQALFKVVDAENPPLRFHLGSHNLPQVKAVYADRISLWEEWDEVSSAAQG from the coding sequence ATGATACAGCAAAATAGAATCTGGTTCATTACCGGAGCATCAAGAGGTTTTGGACGCATCTGGACTGAGGCTGCGTTGGAACGTGGCGATAAAGTGGTGGCTACTGCAAGAAAACTGGAAAGCATTGCCGATTTTAAAGAAAGATATGGAGATCATGTATTGACTTTAGAGCTGGATGTTACTGATGCCAACCAGGTAAAAGAAGTAGTGAATAAAGCACATCAGCATTTTGGGAAACTGGATATCGTCCTCAATAATGCCGGGTATTCCCTTGTGGGAACCATAGAGGAGGCCAGTGCAGATGAAATACGTGCTTTGTATGAAACGAATATCCTGGGACCTGTAAGTGTAATACAGGCTGCATTGCCCATATTAAGGGAACAGGGATACGGGCATATTTTGGGGACTTCCAGTAATCTGGGCCATTTTACTCTGCCTGTGATTGGGTATTACAGCTCTTCCAAATGGGCTTTTGAAGCCATCCATGAAAGTCTTGCAGAAGAAATAAAACAGTTTGGGATTAAAGTAACCATTATAGAACCGGGTGCTTATGCTACAGAATTCGGAAGCCAGGACTCGTTGAAGTTTTCTCAGAACTTAGACGTATACCAGGATTTTAAATCAGAGTTTATGAAAACCATTCAGTCTTATGAGCGGGGAAATCCTCATGCTACACCACAGGCACTGTTTAAGGTTGTAGACGCTGAAAATCCACCGCTGCGTTTTCATTTGGGAAGCCATAATCTTCCGCAGGTAAAAGCTGTATATGCAGACAGAATCAGTCTTTGGGAAGAATGGGATGAGGTTTCCAGTGCTGCACAAGGGTAA
- a CDS encoding DUF11 domain-containing protein yields MSIFFMMNVFIFTKAQAPGGVSGGLKYWYDSGVTATLTSWTDRASGLTLSRNGTGTILLSAGDANSNYNPFYTFNTTDAVNFTAPVDQTVLGRLHTTFAVGAKSGNTNAIYNHIFRFANIPGSGAAHSFGLGIDNTFSPVGDYVTLHYIDAAVPNVQNTSVSPVLNKMVLMGAQASSVVSGNNKQVGYNGNFTTFSGAISDGSLYPNLQVGGGVYGFAGRTPEIAYYNVSLSAQDRDKVDSYFAIKYGITLVQPQNYINSDATVVWNSSVNTAFNNNIFGIGRDIAGALDQKISHSINDNSILTASTINDFISPNSTVTRTSLADKNFMMFGDNNINTGTTAVSCPALESGTVRINKTWLVQETGTVGAAYFQVDLSSFPINSDIALYVADDSGFTTNTAFMPAVSVIGGKATFYYNFKNGQYFTVVGKVGPLACQTCNGGKQTLQNGQAWFNGGTTGMNNNTLTNVPLTGTAPASGALSADISVTYPSGVEWIPSLFPRMFGTWTQLSRYDDLDGAAGKVSYTVNLKDISGSKAAKASFQVAGITRLAGQAAVVKIIGYCGTTQVTPKLNYAYNSTPELNALLRRYTIDNATGTATGTEPFLDFLDFATVNVDFEKPVEKIVVEWTINREQVFSKVDFLYIGDMSFVCVNPIEPNADNVNLIASYIESQLPTCEEATLKLNIQNNNCISKAININNVLPSGLQYVADSYVGLGTETPAYSGQNFSLNNLTVPSGNSYIYIKVKPSGPGTYATYFNYTVNGGINNPNPYRSDDDSGASGFQDTSVTFTPSSVITKPTVTKSVNRCFGTSSTELEYTVNITNNDVNPVTNVEFMDNLDAAQTYVAGSLVQSNFTANGTASFTGGLLYITGISIASGQTAVVKFKVNTNNSATMAYTDTNGSKYLNNQATVSIDPQSQCGAANSSASNLLKILACTSCTKDPNTSPADTITKIGITLQTKQNGWPENIPNGAVALESKTKGFVITRTQSSSIANPVEGMLIYDTVDKCMKLYSGTSWNCVVRSCNE; encoded by the coding sequence ATGAGTATATTCTTTATGATGAATGTATTCATATTCACAAAAGCCCAGGCCCCGGGAGGGGTTAGCGGAGGACTGAAATATTGGTATGACTCGGGGGTTACAGCCACTTTAACCAGCTGGACAGACAGAGCAAGCGGATTGACTCTCAGCCGAAATGGTACAGGAACTATTTTATTATCTGCCGGAGACGCCAACAGTAACTACAATCCTTTTTATACCTTTAATACTACTGATGCTGTAAACTTTACAGCTCCAGTAGATCAGACCGTTTTGGGCAGATTACATACTACTTTTGCTGTAGGAGCCAAATCTGGAAATACCAATGCTATTTATAACCATATTTTCAGATTTGCTAATATTCCGGGAAGCGGAGCTGCCCACAGTTTTGGTCTGGGTATTGACAATACCTTTAGCCCGGTAGGAGATTATGTGACACTCCATTACATAGATGCAGCCGTACCCAATGTACAGAATACTTCTGTTTCTCCTGTTTTAAACAAAATGGTTTTAATGGGGGCCCAGGCAAGTTCAGTAGTGAGCGGAAATAATAAGCAGGTAGGGTATAATGGAAATTTCACTACATTTTCAGGAGCTATCAGTGACGGCAGTCTCTATCCCAATCTTCAGGTTGGAGGCGGTGTATACGGTTTCGCAGGAAGAACACCGGAAATTGCTTACTATAATGTGAGCTTATCCGCACAAGACAGAGATAAAGTAGATTCTTATTTTGCGATAAAGTACGGTATCACATTAGTACAGCCGCAGAACTATATCAATTCTGATGCAACCGTTGTCTGGAATTCTTCTGTCAATACTGCCTTTAACAATAATATTTTTGGTATTGGAAGAGATATTGCCGGTGCTCTGGATCAGAAAATCTCCCACAGTATCAATGACAACAGTATCCTGACCGCATCTACAATAAATGATTTCATTTCACCTAACTCTACAGTGACGAGAACTTCACTGGCTGACAAAAATTTCATGATGTTTGGTGATAACAATATCAATACGGGAACTACTGCGGTAAGCTGTCCGGCTTTGGAAAGTGGTACTGTAAGAATCAACAAAACATGGCTGGTACAGGAAACCGGCACTGTAGGCGCTGCTTATTTTCAGGTTGATTTATCTTCTTTCCCTATCAACAGTGATATTGCTTTATATGTTGCAGATGACAGCGGATTTACAACCAATACTGCTTTTATGCCTGCCGTAAGCGTCATTGGAGGTAAAGCAACCTTCTATTATAACTTTAAAAACGGACAGTACTTTACAGTAGTGGGTAAAGTAGGCCCTCTCGCATGCCAGACCTGTAATGGAGGAAAGCAAACGCTGCAGAATGGACAGGCGTGGTTTAATGGAGGAACAACAGGTATGAATAATAATACCTTAACCAATGTACCATTAACCGGAACAGCACCTGCAAGTGGAGCTTTATCTGCTGACATCAGCGTCACCTATCCGTCTGGCGTTGAGTGGATCCCTTCTCTTTTCCCCAGAATGTTTGGTACATGGACCCAGCTGTCAAGATATGATGATCTGGATGGAGCCGCGGGTAAGGTATCTTATACCGTCAATTTAAAAGATATAAGCGGAAGCAAAGCAGCTAAAGCCAGCTTTCAGGTTGCAGGTATTACCAGACTTGCCGGACAGGCTGCTGTAGTAAAAATAATCGGCTATTGTGGAACTACTCAAGTGACTCCAAAACTTAACTATGCCTATAACTCTACTCCTGAGCTGAATGCTTTACTCAGAAGGTACACCATTGACAACGCTACGGGAACAGCTACAGGAACCGAACCATTTCTGGATTTTCTGGATTTTGCTACGGTAAATGTAGATTTTGAAAAACCGGTTGAAAAAATTGTAGTAGAATGGACCATCAACAGAGAACAGGTATTCAGTAAGGTAGATTTCCTTTATATTGGTGATATGTCATTTGTATGTGTAAATCCTATTGAACCTAATGCTGATAATGTAAATCTTATTGCATCTTATATTGAGAGTCAGCTGCCTACATGCGAGGAAGCAACATTAAAACTGAATATTCAGAACAACAACTGTATATCAAAAGCCATTAACATCAATAATGTTTTACCGTCAGGATTACAGTATGTGGCAGACAGCTATGTAGGCCTGGGAACAGAAACACCGGCTTATTCCGGACAGAATTTCTCATTGAATAATCTTACCGTACCTTCAGGAAACTCTTATATTTATATCAAAGTAAAACCTTCCGGTCCTGGAACTTATGCTACGTATTTCAATTATACGGTAAACGGAGGAATTAACAACCCCAACCCTTACAGAAGTGATGATGACAGCGGAGCCTCAGGATTCCAGGATACCAGTGTTACTTTTACACCAAGCTCTGTTATTACAAAACCAACAGTAACAAAATCTGTCAACAGGTGTTTCGGAACTTCTTCCACTGAGCTTGAATATACGGTTAATATCACTAATAATGACGTGAACCCTGTTACCAACGTTGAATTCATGGATAACCTTGATGCCGCTCAGACTTATGTAGCCGGATCTCTGGTTCAGAGTAATTTTACAGCCAACGGAACCGCTAGCTTCACGGGAGGCCTGCTTTATATTACAGGAATAAGCATAGCATCGGGACAGACCGCAGTGGTCAAGTTTAAGGTGAATACCAATAACTCCGCTACAATGGCTTATACTGATACTAACGGAAGCAAATACCTTAATAACCAGGCTACAGTTTCCATAGATCCTCAGTCACAGTGCGGGGCAGCCAATTCTTCGGCATCCAATCTGTTAAAAATACTGGCATGTACTTCTTGTACAAAAGACCCTAATACTTCTCCTGCTGATACGATAACAAAAATCGGGATTACCCTCCAGACCAAACAGAACGGATGGCCGGAAAATATTCCGAACGGTGCGGTAGCCCTGGAATCGAAAACAAAAGGATTTGTGATTACGCGTACCCAGAGTTCATCAATTGCCAACCCTGTAGAAGGGATGCTTATCTATGATACCGTGGATAAATGTATGAAACTGTATAGCGGAACCAGCTGGAACTGTGTAGTAAGAAGCTGTAATGAATAA
- a CDS encoding beta strand repeat-containing protein, with protein MKKNNILMGILLAAGISIFTNAQSPGGIAPQLWYKADAGITNSAGTVTQWNNSASPGTYDLIQQGGAGTAPAYNTSQINFNPSVRFDGVDDRLAAPSVPQNTVISPAAPYQSSHYIVYRKVGSASLPLYNHSDGSGGTWNVGANANAGMLVTNRSVGTTAPAVNETRLQSANGTSNSLSIYVNGQFKSSTFSNANAVATAGTQSFWVGGQGLNGFMNADIAEIVIYNSTKTPERPQIESYLSLKYGITKAGDYIASDGTTVYWNSTTNSAYSNNIAGIARDDNSALYQKQSMSINAGQQLLIGLTGMANTNASNSGTLTNMQSLVVGDNGLAKAPTTFVSNVPGTNFIFGSVWKVQNTGSVGTVRVMWPKGLNNLKLVQNSSDPTFASGNTITDMSANTQTINGVVYNYADVSMADGQFFTFASYVQAPGGIISNLRVWIKADDNPNGNTTDNVAISTWPNKGQIGGNFVGGAASPNTIALQTTGPLYRNSPAMNINFNPVAQSTSTSGLGMLNAFATVGDDYTMIALNKNSNLGGFRNMFSFHGGSNLNGTSGSNTWFGTYINTPIAWPSAAGTSAYTVNTPAVTTFSATGTGTIAYQVNSVAKGSGGTLSKSGTNLVIGVDADGGPDDGIDIVMPENIMYNAVLNAADYNKVVSYIAIKYGVTLGTFAAPVTYTGTNGTAVWSTAANTYQNNVIGIARDDIEALHQRIAKSQDATADIITLSTNNDFTAANTSAGHADIVNDQFYFMTGNNGAATTYNAQNLMLRRWKVQSTGTAQNLYIKTSDSQATYLVYADDAAITTNVVNIQLTGGATSAIQIPNGKFFTFGKFTYCTQPPNNSPANMITKIGITTQSKQSGWPENIPNGAVALESKTKGFVITRTQSSSIANPVEGMLIYDTVSKCMKLYNGTSWNCVVRSCNQ; from the coding sequence GTGAAAAAAAACAATATCTTAATGGGTATATTGCTGGCAGCCGGCATATCCATCTTCACAAACGCCCAAAGCCCGGGAGGAATAGCTCCCCAGCTTTGGTATAAAGCCGATGCAGGAATTACAAATTCCGCAGGAACGGTCACTCAATGGAACAACAGTGCTTCTCCGGGAACTTATGATCTTATCCAACAAGGGGGAGCCGGAACTGCACCTGCCTATAACACCAGCCAGATCAACTTCAACCCGTCTGTAAGATTTGACGGCGTAGATGACCGTTTGGCAGCTCCAAGTGTTCCACAAAATACAGTAATCAGCCCGGCAGCTCCTTACCAGTCATCACATTATATAGTATACAGAAAAGTTGGGAGTGCTTCACTACCCTTATACAACCATTCTGACGGTTCAGGAGGAACTTGGAATGTAGGAGCAAACGCCAATGCAGGAATGCTCGTTACCAACCGTAGTGTAGGTACCACAGCTCCTGCAGTGAATGAAACCCGGTTACAATCTGCCAATGGAACTTCAAACTCACTGAGTATCTATGTGAATGGACAGTTCAAGTCTTCCACCTTTTCAAATGCTAATGCTGTTGCTACTGCCGGCACACAGTCTTTTTGGGTAGGGGGCCAGGGACTTAATGGTTTTATGAATGCTGATATCGCTGAAATTGTGATTTACAATAGCACAAAAACTCCGGAACGACCTCAGATAGAAAGCTATCTTTCCCTGAAATACGGAATTACAAAAGCCGGTGATTATATCGCTTCTGACGGAACAACAGTCTATTGGAATTCCACCACCAACAGCGCCTACAGCAACAATATAGCAGGTATCGCAAGAGACGATAACTCAGCCCTGTATCAAAAGCAGTCGATGAGTATTAATGCCGGACAGCAGCTTTTGATAGGGCTTACAGGAATGGCCAATACCAATGCTTCCAATTCCGGAACATTAACAAACATGCAGTCACTGGTCGTTGGAGATAACGGACTGGCCAAAGCGCCTACAACATTTGTGTCCAATGTTCCGGGAACTAATTTTATTTTCGGGTCTGTATGGAAAGTTCAGAATACCGGCTCTGTAGGAACCGTACGGGTCATGTGGCCGAAAGGATTGAATAATTTAAAATTGGTTCAGAACAGCTCGGATCCTACTTTCGCTTCAGGAAATACAATCACTGATATGTCCGCCAACACGCAGACCATCAACGGAGTTGTTTACAACTATGCGGATGTTTCAATGGCAGACGGACAGTTTTTTACTTTTGCCTCTTATGTGCAGGCTCCGGGAGGGATTATCAGTAACTTACGTGTTTGGATTAAAGCAGATGATAATCCCAATGGAAACACTACCGATAATGTAGCCATAAGCACATGGCCTAACAAAGGACAGATAGGTGGAAATTTCGTGGGGGGAGCAGCTTCTCCTAATACCATTGCATTACAAACTACAGGTCCCTTGTACAGAAACTCTCCGGCGATGAATATTAATTTCAACCCTGTGGCACAGTCTACCTCTACTTCAGGACTTGGTATGCTGAATGCATTTGCAACTGTTGGGGATGATTATACCATGATCGCCCTGAATAAAAACTCAAACCTGGGAGGATTTAGAAATATGTTCAGTTTCCACGGTGGATCAAACCTAAACGGAACAAGTGGCTCTAATACCTGGTTTGGAACCTATATCAATACCCCTATTGCATGGCCAAGTGCCGCCGGAACATCTGCCTATACAGTAAATACCCCTGCTGTTACTACATTTTCAGCAACGGGAACAGGAACCATTGCCTACCAGGTAAACAGTGTTGCAAAAGGCAGCGGAGGAACTCTGTCAAAAAGCGGAACCAATCTGGTGATAGGAGTAGATGCTGATGGCGGACCCGACGATGGTATAGATATTGTCATGCCTGAAAATATTATGTATAATGCGGTATTGAATGCGGCTGATTATAATAAAGTAGTATCCTACATTGCCATTAAATACGGGGTAACGTTAGGTACATTTGCCGCACCGGTAACCTATACAGGGACTAACGGTACAGCGGTATGGTCTACAGCGGCAAACACCTACCAAAATAATGTAATAGGTATTGCAAGAGATGATATAGAGGCTTTACATCAGAGAATTGCCAAATCACAGGATGCAACGGCAGATATTATTACCCTAAGTACCAATAATGATTTTACAGCGGCCAACACAAGTGCCGGACATGCTGATATTGTAAATGATCAGTTTTATTTTATGACCGGGAATAATGGTGCCGCAACTACCTATAACGCTCAAAACCTAATGCTCCGCAGATGGAAAGTACAGTCTACAGGTACAGCGCAGAATCTATATATTAAAACGTCTGACAGCCAGGCAACCTATTTGGTATATGCTGATGATGCTGCTATAACTACCAATGTTGTGAATATTCAGCTTACAGGGGGTGCTACTTCCGCCATTCAGATCCCTAATGGAAAATTTTTCACATTCGGGAAATTTACATACTGTACGCAACCTCCTAATAACTCTCCTGCCAATATGATTACCAAAATAGGTATTACCACTCAGTCTAAACAAAGCGGATGGCCGGAAAATATTCCGAACGGTGCGGTAGCCCTGGAATCTAAAACAAAAGGGTTTGTGATTACGCGTACCCAGAGTTCATCAATTGCCAACCCTGTTGAAGGAATGCTTATTTACGATACGGTAAGCAAATGTATGAAACTGTATAACGGAACCAGCTGGAACTGCGTAGTAAGAAGCTGTAACCAATAA